A genomic window from Pirellulales bacterium includes:
- a CDS encoding cation:proton antiporter translates to MTEIQLFASSDADALLQALRHLNLESILLPVLFQLAIIVLAARLFFVLFRKLRQPGVVGEIVAGLVLGPSVLGYFWPGAEAAIFHPKVAGVDPQIFDIVLQQTFSMMAQLGLIFLLFLIGLGFDFSHLRRQGRAAAAISAAGVALPFLLGLALVPLLMPHLELHPEGGPVPPLGLALFLGTALSITAVPVLGRIMIELGITRTQLGAVTISAAAIDDAGGWILLSTVAAIVAGRFEIGSVLLRVGLTAGFAIAMVFVARPLLLKWTAGAMRRGGGDLGLNDLALLIVLILLASLATSLIGISAVFGAFFAGAVLSSDEPFREAVTRRLSDFMTVFFLPIFFTYTGLRTDIGSLHSLWMWMLCLLVIAAAVVGKLVGCGLAARLSGFSARESGCIGAMMNARGLVELIVINLGYEMRVIPKSVFCMLVLMAVVTTIMTTPILLRLMRGTELEPYILRSGFLAKTVASPEERAPHTPSPSGRGPG, encoded by the coding sequence CAGCTCTTTGCCAGTTCGGACGCCGACGCCTTGCTTCAGGCATTGCGGCATCTGAATCTCGAAAGCATCCTTCTGCCGGTGCTCTTTCAACTGGCGATCATCGTGCTCGCCGCCCGCCTCTTTTTCGTGCTGTTTCGCAAGTTGCGGCAGCCGGGCGTGGTCGGGGAGATTGTGGCCGGATTGGTCCTCGGTCCATCGGTGCTCGGCTATTTTTGGCCGGGTGCGGAGGCGGCCATTTTCCATCCGAAGGTCGCGGGAGTCGATCCCCAGATCTTCGATATCGTCTTGCAGCAGACATTTTCGATGATGGCTCAATTGGGGCTGATCTTCCTCCTGTTTTTGATTGGCCTGGGCTTCGATTTCAGTCATTTACGGCGGCAGGGGCGGGCGGCGGCGGCAATTTCGGCGGCCGGAGTAGCACTGCCGTTTCTCTTGGGCCTGGCGCTCGTGCCGCTGCTCATGCCGCACCTCGAACTGCATCCGGAGGGCGGGCCGGTTCCTCCGCTTGGCTTAGCGCTTTTTCTCGGGACGGCGTTATCGATCACGGCAGTCCCCGTGCTCGGGCGGATCATGATCGAATTGGGCATCACACGAACGCAGCTCGGCGCCGTCACGATCTCCGCCGCCGCGATCGATGACGCCGGCGGGTGGATTCTGCTTTCCACCGTGGCGGCGATCGTGGCGGGACGGTTCGAGATCGGCAGCGTCCTGCTGCGCGTCGGATTAACGGCTGGTTTCGCGATCGCGATGGTATTCGTCGCCCGGCCGCTGTTGTTGAAGTGGACTGCCGGCGCCATGCGTCGCGGCGGCGGCGATCTCGGCCTCAACGATTTGGCCCTGCTCATCGTCCTGATCCTCCTGGCATCGCTGGCCACCAGCTTGATCGGAATCTCGGCCGTGTTCGGGGCGTTTTTCGCGGGGGCGGTCCTGTCGAGCGACGAGCCATTCCGCGAGGCGGTAACTCGCCGGCTCAGCGATTTCATGACGGTCTTCTTCTTGCCGATCTTTTTCACTTATACGGGGCTGCGGACCGACATCGGCTCTCTGCATTCACTTTGGATGTGGATGCTGTGCTTGCTGGTGATCGCCGCGGCAGTCGTCGGCAAGCTCGTCGGCTGCGGCCTGGCGGCACGGTTGAGCGGGTTCTCGGCCCGCGAGTCGGGCTGCATTGGCGCGATGATGAATGCCCGCGGTTTGGTCGAGTTGATCGTGATCAACCTGGGCTACGAAATGCGTGTGATCCCCAAGAGCGTTTTCTGCATGTTGGTGCTGATGGCGGTCGTGACCACAATAATGACCACTCCGATCTTGCTGCGGCTGATGCGCGGGACCGAGTTGGAGCCGTACATCCTGCGCTCGGGATTCCTGGCGAAGACGGTCGCATCGCCAGAGGAGCGCGCCCCACATACTCCCTCTCCCTCTGGGAGAGGGCCGGGGTGA
- the trpA gene encoding tryptophan synthase subunit alpha produces MIDALFRQLRAEGRKALMPFITAGDPDLEFSAALLRELVGRGCHLCELGIPYSDPIADGPVIQASYTRALAHKVKLAQILSMAHGVTPALTAPLVTMLSYAIIYRHGLERYVKDAGGAGIAGAIVPDLPVEESAALARICRAAGFSLIQLVTPTTPRERALRIAESSTGFLYYVSVTGITGERGQLPPDLIDNVNWLRLQTPLPICIGFGISRPEHVRTLAPVADGLIIGSAIVRRIAEAESKPRDEVLADVGNFAAEMLAALNP; encoded by the coding sequence ATGATCGATGCGCTGTTTCGCCAGCTTCGAGCCGAAGGTCGCAAAGCGCTGATGCCGTTCATCACGGCCGGCGATCCCGATCTCGAGTTTTCGGCTGCCCTGCTGCGCGAGCTGGTCGGGCGAGGCTGCCATCTTTGCGAGCTGGGCATCCCCTATAGCGATCCGATCGCGGATGGGCCGGTGATTCAGGCGTCTTACACCCGAGCCCTCGCCCATAAGGTCAAGCTGGCCCAGATTCTGAGTATGGCCCACGGCGTCACGCCGGCGCTCACGGCGCCGCTGGTGACGATGCTGAGCTATGCGATCATCTATCGCCACGGATTGGAGCGATATGTGAAGGACGCTGGTGGGGCGGGGATCGCCGGGGCAATCGTTCCCGATCTGCCCGTCGAGGAATCGGCGGCACTGGCGCGCATCTGCCGCGCGGCAGGTTTCAGCTTGATTCAGCTTGTCACGCCGACGACGCCGCGCGAGCGGGCGCTGCGGATTGCGGAGTCGTCCACCGGTTTCTTGTACTATGTTTCCGTCACCGGAATCACCGGCGAGCGCGGCCAGTTGCCGCCCGATCTAATCGACAACGTCAACTGGCTGCGGCTGCAAACGCCGCTGCCGATCTGTATCGGCTTCGGGATCAGCCGTCCGGAGCACGTTCGCACGCTGGCCCCGGTGGCGGACGGATTGATCATCGGTTCGGCGATCGTCCGCCGCATTGCCGAGGCCGAGAGCAAGCCGCGCGACGAGGTGCTCGCCGATGTCGGCAACTTCGCCGCGGAGATGCTCGCGGCGCTCAATCCGTGA